Genomic window (Nymphalis io chromosome 28, ilAglIoxx1.1, whole genome shotgun sequence):
atgatatatattatattgccttacagtatagtacagtacagtaacagcctgttaatgtcccactgctgggctaaggcctcctctccattttgaggagaaggtttggagcttattccaccacgctgctccaatgcgggttggtagaatacacatgtggcagaatttcaatgaaattagacacatgcaggtttcctcacgatgttttccttcaccgtcaagcacgagatgaattataaacacaaattaagcacatgaatattcagtggtgcttgcccgggtttgaacctacgatcatcggttaagattcatgcgtttttacctctgggccatctcggcccagttatatatatttatttgttaaatttttagtaCCCAGAGGACCCACTGGGTATTAAAGCtgtgatggctcagtggttagaaaccGTGAATCTTATAAATGATTTCAAGTTGAAACCCAAGGGCAGGCTTTGAGGCAAGGTACAGAAttttttgtgcttaatttgtttttgtatcaTGTTcagcggcgaaggaaaacatagtgaggaaacctgcatgtagtAGGTGAAAATCTGTATGCATCCCGCATCTTCTTCAtaatcttcttctcaaaagggggaggaggccttagcccagcagtgggacattcacagactgttacttctTATTAACAGTATATtttctttctattatttataattatacattttgacAACACAATCACTACGACCTTGGTGTGATAAGAATTATCAAATAatcttttaagataaaaaaaaatttattgactttttagtaattgtaatttatggAGTTAGTGTTCATTGATATTCATTCAGGATAATTTATTTAGTGATATAAAGAGTTATTAATAAGTTAGTAAGTTACGCGgttaaatcttgtaaaatgacgattcataagtgcTTATAAgggcttattataataaagtattttatttgcattgcATCAGTATTTAGTGTAACTTTAGAATGTGTGACTACTTCCTAATGTTTGcttgtaagttttaattaaagcttGCCAGAAAATATTTCTCTTACAATTAGATTTACTTCATTGTATTAATCGCTTTGTCTTGTGAATGTCTTCTTGATCTCTTTTCTTTAGTTTTTGTCGTTGTTTGATAACAAttactattgaaaattttatattttacaaaaaaaaaacctctgaGTTTCATTCACCGGTTTTTCTCAAGTCTTGGTTTTTTCTTTACTAAACCGGTGAAAGTTTttccattaattattttatattaataaatgtaatgcttaatctatactaatactacaaatacgaaagtaactcgtgtctgtctgttacgcttttacggttAAGCCAACTGATTttgatacttattttatttagattttataccTAACACAGCCTCCCTCCACtttaacacgcgggcgaaaactaatatttagtaaaagaaTTCGTTCATATAATGATTGCACATTCGTGAAATACTTCgtgtaatgttaaattaaagaataaactaACAATAGTTGTTTATTGTTTCAGATACAACATCCGGCAGTTTGAATCTCCTGACTCCATCGTCAACGACCAGTCGTATTAGAGATTTTACGTCCCGCATACAAGAACGTGCGGCGTCCAACTTACTTCCCAACACTGCAACACCATTAGCACCCATCTCACCAGCTCGGACACCAGACGACCAAACACCAACACCGAGAAGGTCAGATAACCTCCTCAGACCGCCTCCGAAGATTCTCGTAGACACATCAAGCCACAGATCACGAAGTCAACAAAGGAAACGTGACGAATTACCCCAGAAGAAACCTAGCTACCTTAACTTGGCGTGTTCAGTAAACGGCTACACAAATTTAACAACATATGATTCGAAATTGCGCCAGGATATAAACAAAAGCCGCGAGGCATCTCCCATTCGACCGATCACACACAATTACCAGTACAGAAGTGAAAATAACTCTCTACTTGTCCCAGTTCCTGTCAGTGCTAATAAACTGCTCGTGCCGACCTTCGGACCTCATGATACTCGCACGAATTTGACACCAAAAGCGCCTTCCAAGGCGCACACCGACCCTCACATAGCTTCACCGGTGCATGCCTTCATGGCTGCCGAAAATAAACAGCTTAAAAACGATTTTTTAGGCCCAAGTATGACGACTGCAAGTCGTCCATATATATCGAACGAAAGCAAGACCTTCGCTACGTCGATGTTACATCAGAAAGACGAGGTGGATAACGCAAAGGAAGTGACGTTTAAATCGAGTTATTCGGAGACTAATTTCAGACAATCCGTCACAACCAATGGTAAAGAAACGAGGTTAACATCTGAGTCGTACACGATATCCTCAAATGGGGTGTCGAAACGGGTCGAAATAACGAAGGAAAATGGCGAAAAGTTGACAAGTCCAATGAAAAGTTTTATACAGCAACGCGTCGAACGCCTATACGGACCGGGTGCGCTTGCTCAAGGATTTTTTAACCAGAAAAGGCACAAATTGAAGAGTTCCAGCGAGGACGACGACCTGAAAGTATTGACGGAGAAATCTCTGAATTGTCCAAGCGAACGATTCGTCTCGCCCCGCAAATCGAACGAAAGCTTCGACAGCGAGAACATTTACACGAGTCCGACGAACGAGGACCCGACAGTTCTGCCCGTGCTGAGGCATCTGAGGCCGGAATTCCGCGCGCAACTACCAATCCTGTCTCCGAGGAAGAGTTTGAAATCTGACCTCTCCCCTCAGAAAATAGAACAAGACATTCCGGAACCATTGAAGACTGAAGTTGAAGAGGAGAAAATTAGTGATGTGACAAACGGTGTTTCTGTGATAAATTTAGACAATTCAATTAAAGAACCGGTAAATGGTATGAACGGTGTTGACAAAGCCAACGGTGAAGTGATTAAAGACGCGTATTATTTCATAGATTTGGAAAAGAAAGAGACTGAAAGGTTGATCGCGTTGGCTGTTGGAGCAGAGAAAGAGCTGGAGAGTTTACAGGTGAGCTGCAGCTGTATATTAGTTTGTTAAGTTGGCTTGTAAGCTCTCTTTCATAATTGACTTCacattcgaatgaagaagacaTAGTATTGTCTAAGTAATCAACCCCTTGTATATGTATAGCCAAAAAATCTTATAATCAAAAAGCCCGATACAGTTTtccatttgatatattttactcGAATATCTGAATGAGCGAGCTCGGGACTACTACGTCAACTGTGAAAGCGTCgggcaaaataataatatgatgacgtctaaagtttttatatcattcatcatcattaaaaataagttttctttACTTGATCAAAACATCTACGGTCcgaacaatgctgtgtcttcttctttcgaatgtcaaatcaataatgtcagaaagagagaaatcagtgtctAACTAAAGAGCCGCTTGGCAACGTTTATAAATGAGGCCGCATCGCCGCAGATATTCTTtggtaaatataattcaattgttttattttaatgcatttCAGAATAATGAGAATATAAGCGAAGAAGTGCTTGGATTACTGCGCGCTGCTTCAGGCAAAGCACGATTATTGGCGACGCAGAAGATGCAACAATTCGAAGGTAGGATTAATCCTTTGACGAATctctatgggccacctgataggtTGACTACCGCCCATAACATTaccactataaataaatattaactatccatTATATCGCCATTGCGCTACCAGTCTTGGGAGCTAAGGTGTTATGCTATACATGTGTATCAAACAATGCGCATTGAAGTAGCATTATGTAATAAGCTCCATAACCTTCTCCTCTAGCGGGGGAGGAggcttttgcccagcagtgggattctTACAGGTGGTAACTTACTTATGGATATTCTACACAATGTACGTCGATTGACTCCATTTAGTATTTGATCCTTTTATACAATACTATACTACTATTACTATACCaatatttgatgaataaatatcaaagaagtctttttttttttcttttaaacacGACATAATTGCCATTTTTTCCCTAAAATATGTAAAGGGTTGTCGGaactaattaaatgaaattctaGTAAATTAATAGGATCATGTTAAGTAGCTTCAAGCTCATGTTCATAAATACTGAATTTAACTTACAGGCCTCTGCTACAACAATATAAACGAACGTGGTGACGAACAGTTCCCCACCACGCTCGAAGATCTCCAGGGTTTCTGGGACATGGTGTGTCTGCAGGTCAGGAATGTGGAAGCGCTCTACGAGCATTTGAATTTGCTCCGTGCTAACAACTGGCAGGAAGTGAGTGGAAAATTTTCGTTTGATTTGTCACATGATTTATTTTGGTTTACGAAAaatcacttaaatataatattaatataataataacttaatttaacattaaagtaGTAGAATGtgatgttaattataattaaatatttgcttaaattagtctactggtggtagagctttgtgcaagctcgtctgggtaggtaccacccactcatcagatattctaccgcaaaacagcagtacttggtattgttgtgttccggtttgaagggtgagtgagccagtgtaattacaggcacaagggacataacatcttagttcccaatgttggtggcgcaatggtgatgtaagcgatggttaacatttcttacaatgccaatgtctaagggcgtttggtgaccacttagcatcaggtggcccatatgctcgtccgccttcctattctataaaaaaaaaaagtgttatcgGGGCTCCATTGCATTTATCTACCTCTAGTTTTATTCTCAATAATTGATTGTACACTGCATTGTCCgtccattttatataataattataaaaaaaaatccaaaagtaatgtttttttttatagaataggtaggcgaacgaacaaatgggccacctgatagtaagtggttaccaccgcccacagacattggtattgaatgaaatattaaccatcgcttacatcgccaatgcgccaccaaccttgggaaccggaacacaacgataccaagtactgctattttgcggtagaatgtaagatagtggtaactacccagactagcttgctCATTGCCCTACCACGAGTTATGTAAGTaagattataatgtttaatttgtataacgTATTCCCAGACAGCGGCgccggcggcgcggcgcgcccCGCCCcccgcgcgccgcgcccgcgcccccgccgcgcccgcgccgcccaacGAGAAGGCGCGGCTGGCGGCGCAGAAGAGGGAGGCCGACCGCCGAGCCATGCTGGAACACCGCAGGTCGGTGCCGCGCCTCCCACGGCTATGAGATGATACCCGctaattttttgtttacacattaggctaatttatttatttattataatatcaacaccgACAAGaattacactaataaatacaattgagtctttaaacgtGACGTTCTACGAATcgagtgtctcctaaattataggtgttgcaatatatataaatattaaaaatcaaaatatttataacaagcaGAAAAgaacattaacaattaaattattataaaattatcacatgatttgtataaaatgaataaaatataaatatctgagaacatttaaattttttaaatattaatttctgtttataattcatctcgtgcgtttcggtgaaggaaaacatcgcgaggaaacacgatgtgtctaatttcatcgaaattctgccatatgtatattccaccaacccgcaatggagccgcgtggtggaataagctccataccttctcctcaaatagggagaaagaggccttagcccagcagtggacttTTAATAAACTGACATCTTAATGTTATATGGTTCATTCGTTTGAAattcaattacatatatttgttcTAAAACAAGAAAATCCTTTCTTttcgaattttaataataattttaattttcgaattatAATCGTAATATTACACTtactattaaaactataatcttTATTTAGCTGTCTTTATTCGGATTTCGAAACTCGTAAGAATTTTAACAATGTTTCAGTGTTGCCCCGtcgcatgttttttttttaaatgttatatatccaTGATGTTATAAAAACTGAGCATGATGATACCGTCCCTTAATTGTCTAATTTGATAAACGATTACTGAAAAACATTACATTCGatttacaaatgttatttttttttacaaataccaaccagattttttaaatataattatactggccGTAGAAAAGTGTTCCCCTcttatccaaataaataataaaataattagtataattccattttattaagATCAATGTAATCGGCATCATaaactcaatattttattatataatttaaacaaacaaagtttaatctaataatttgtatacatataaataaataatattaatattgttttcagaCGTGTAGCGCGTGAGAGACAACTTGCGACGCGCTCGACTCCGTCTGCGAGTGAGCGAGACAACGACACTGCAGTTGAGGGCAGTCAGGTGAGACAGACTATTGAATCTATATACAGATGGGAAAATCCCTCtatagacaataataataatctattaacACGAGCactgtaataaaattgtacattAATCATCCTTGTCCAATTAAACTAGCTCACATTCAGAGATTGTATGTTTCACGATTGTATTTTCCTTTACCTctgacagataaaaaaaatagtttataattaatttcaattactaCATGGgacaagtataaaaaaaacatggtaCCATAATATAAGTTACTCACTAACTTGTACGGTATTACTGTGACTTGTGGCAAAAGACACCACGCTcacataatgttttatatatatatttttttaattattagatgtgttattatgtatattgattgTGATATTTTGGTTCACTTATGTACTTAGTTAAGAcgagtaaaaaataacaaaatagttaTTACATAAGTAGCAACTCGTAGTTTAGTCAATTCAAACTTTAAACCAATcttctttaaaatatacatcTTCACACTTCTATGcagaataatacattttttatttaacattttactatACATActgcaaaattatatatactaaaatgtcGTAAGAGAACTAAATATAAAAGGCTTGCTTATATCTTAGTGATTTCTTAAAACATAGCcaagaataaaaaacaaatttagactctagtaacagtaacagccgtttaatgtcccactgctgggctaaggcctctttctcccttttgaggagaaggtttggagcttattccaccacgctactccaatgcggtttgatagaatacacatatggcagaatttcaatgaaattagacacatgcaggtttcctcacgatgttttccttcaccgtcaagcaaaagaatgaattttaaacacaaattaagcacatgaacattcagtggtgcttgcccgggattgaacccatgatcatcggttaagattaatgcgttctaaccaccaggccatctcggctatttagaCTCTAAATGAGATATATTGTCAGATATATATgaagttatgtaatattttgcaTGAAATACAGTTGTATTGAGTTTCGTAGTGTCGCtaagaattataacaaatttgaatttttctttACAGGAGGTAGAAATCTTTGTAGGCAAAAGTGCAAAATCAATGGTCGCCCAAGGAGACTGTGCCAGTCATGTCTCCGAAGAATCCATCGGACAGAGCTGATTTGCTTGTGACCTCATAGAATATATTAACCGTCTTAAACATAATCAGGGTCATAATACATTCATAATTGTGagttttaatttgcattttttttaaatctactatctcgaattaaatgttaaaaaaaaaattaaaattcatcatattaaatgtatcatttataaaatattcaatttacttaaatatatatattttatgcatattaaAACTGCAATATCAATTTGTCTAATAATGTCtcattctgtatttattttgctaACATTCAGTTAGGTCCATTTTGAAATTAAGTAGCATAATATTTAGGATCGTTGCTTAATAATCAAATAGAATAAAAGCTTTACTGCCATTTACGTCACTGTCACAGATTATTAATGTCAGAATGGACAAGACTGAAACGAAAAATCattcctattaaaaaaaaatgacaatccCAATATTGGCgtaattataatctatataaaaattaatactcgTAGCGTCTGCCtgaatttattcttataattaaaatgcacCTTACGCTGATGAAATAAggtttattattagatatagcTTAAAGATACTATAACGCACCCATTGTCAACGCAATATAAGTTCTTTTTGTATAGAAGTTAACCATTTTATATTGTAAGCGCTTTtaaataatggaaatatatgtaatttttcttctttcaaattacatattaacctttacatatataaggtataaattgaatacaaaagtatataataaatgtttaatattcttttttattctaGATTATGTAATGGCCAAGTGTAGAACGGTTTTGTAGATGTTAAAGCTAGCGGGCTTAGACAAGTTGCTtttgtaaattgaaaattaattcatatGTCTGTAAACAGACTGTCAAACAAAATGAAGTAACAAAAGTCGATTCAATAAGTACTCAAAATGTTTCAaccttttttttcattcaatttgaaattttatcttatattgaCCAGCAATTAGTTTTCACTACCGTTACATTCTGCTATAAATGATTTCTGCATATATTGTTCCTAGTGAATTTGATGATATAACTCAAATATGCTTAGAAACTAGAACAGATTGACcgcttaaatgtaataaatgtgaCATGCTATAAGCTAATAGCGGTTGAAAGCTACATAcatatttctctctttctgtcatcaggaatttaacattaaaagaagaaaacaaaGCATTAGTTAACACAATCGCtatacaacatttattattatggagatactttaaattaatacttcaaataattatgttactttGTCTAAGCTCGCTGATCCCAAATTGTAACTAAATTCATAATAGAAGAAAAATCTTACATATGTTtcctatattatatgtataaaaagatATGACAACGGACTATGATCTCTTAACTATCAATGTTTAtgcttgatttaaaaattgaacATGTATAACGAATCTTCTAATGTTGCTAGCacataatagtaaattataCTAAAGTTGCCAGatcaataaattgaaaatttaatagcagtattatttgtttatgtaatttttattgacGGTTATTTCTTTACACAAGATActtcaatgaaatatatagaCTAACACATTAAAGGTCGAAGCGTGGGAGattaacaaaatgtatatatctgACGGGGAACGAATAGAAATTGGTTGTTTGATGGCGA
Coding sequences:
- the LOC126779053 gene encoding uncharacterized protein LOC126779053, with amino-acid sequence MGKKKKPNGKKGANRFFRWIRSDLPDEEDKKSPVLLLGVNKISDSPFFVRRRVTDPHSSGSIRFFRPPKSKYTRGLNGDERLEKIRQDLLVHKHKPDRYIPTTKHEPSSESDTKRHCIKLSCGGNCICDRNKSSSNRGSFSFHRPENRHSSLCPSEPYGKVEKRDNSENEIEFKYTEHIPDNQPSSSKQNSYNVTPKSTERRHFLLANLNERFRKTLSLDSRKIETNRVLSLPQEPRPKSLVNTSNICVQQYKSGDPFITPNFDKASQPKKKRKSFFSLDTFFDSKKSDTSSIDDYCSSKYKRFELESDDSPLFRRDLSNGVKTPDLLNLPVIIDSVRKKQSDTKRQLEKLENHYYKSLSKTRAVIDAIPADATDVHGPSGHSNHLFVYDDDVEYIEPIRSNFTSQSTLILDKNISGEGTLKPDSILTINTDETDIKLPSSTVSPKSNDIRNLENDFDSIGAYEIEVKQSDLLKDCSKKLVVKVMDKSVDSIGSCSLDVDASTDYSDTTSGSLNLLTPSSTTSRIRDFTSRIQERAASNLLPNTATPLAPISPARTPDDQTPTPRRSDNLLRPPPKILVDTSSHRSRSQQRKRDELPQKKPSYLNLACSVNGYTNLTTYDSKLRQDINKSREASPIRPITHNYQYRSENNSLLVPVPVSANKLLVPTFGPHDTRTNLTPKAPSKAHTDPHIASPVHAFMAAENKQLKNDFLGPSMTTASRPYISNESKTFATSMLHQKDEVDNAKEVTFKSSYSETNFRQSVTTNGKETRLTSESYTISSNGVSKRVEITKENGEKLTSPMKSFIQQRVERLYGPGALAQGFFNQKRHKLKSSSEDDDLKVLTEKSLNCPSERFVSPRKSNESFDSENIYTSPTNEDPTVLPVLRHLRPEFRAQLPILSPRKSLKSDLSPQKIEQDIPEPLKTEVEEEKISDVTNGVSVINLDNSIKEPVNGMNGVDKANGEVIKDAYYFIDLEKKETERLIALAVGAEKELESLQNNENISEEVLGLLRAASGKARLLATQKMQQFEGLCYNNINERGDEQFPTTLEDLQGFWDMVCLQVRNVEALYEHLNLLRANNWQETAAPAARRAPPPARRARAPAAPAPPNEKARLAAQKREADRRAMLEHRRRVARERQLATRSTPSASERDNDTAVEGSQEVEIFVGKSAKSMVAQGDCASHVSEESIGQS